The following are encoded in a window of Dictyostelium discoideum AX4 chromosome 6 chromosome, whole genome shotgun sequence genomic DNA:
- the sec13 gene encoding WD40 repeat-containing protein: MATQNVDSGHEDMVHDAQFDYYGKFLATCSSDKMIKIFDVGGENPQHLVDLRGHEGPVWQVAWAHPKFGKILASASYDRKVIVWKEVGNNSWSIIHQYAGHELSVNSISWAPHEFGLSLACASSDGSVTIHNYNNNVWEAPQKIQVSQIGVNSVSWSPAAIPTSLVNSANTIIPAPIKRIVTGSCDNLIKIFKNVEDKWILDKQLEDHKDWVRDVAWAPNIGLPYSKIASCSQDRSVIVWTQDENGVWSGKPLPKFDDIVWRVSWSVIGNILAVSCGDNQVTLWKEGVDSEWKLISHVENN; this comes from the exons atg gcAACTCAAAATGTTGATTCTGGTCATGAAGACATGGTT caCGATGctcaatttgattattatggTAAATTTTTAGCAACATGTTCATCAgataaaatgattaaaatttttgatgTAGGCGGTGAAAATCCACAACACCTTGTAGATTTAAGAGG acaCGAAGGTCCAGTATGGCAAGTTGCTTGGGCACACCCAAAATTTGGAAAGATTTTAGCATCAGCATCATACGATCGTAAAGTTATTGTTTGGAAAGAagttggtaataatagttgGAGTATCATTCATCAATATGCAGGTCATGAATTATCAGTAAATTCAATCTCATGGGCACCACATGAATTTGGTTTAAGTCTAGCATGTGCAAGTTCGGATGGTTCAGTTACAATtcataattataata ataatgtTTGGGAAGCACCACAAAAGATTCAAGTATCACAAATTGGTGTAAATTCAGTATCATGGTCACCAGCAGCAATACCAACATCATTGGTAAATAGTGCCAATACAATTATTCCAGCACCAATTAAACGAATTGTTACAGGTTCATGTGATAATTTGATAAAGATTTTCAAGAATGTAGAAGATAAATGGATTCTTGATAAACAATTGGAAGATCATAAAGATTGGGTTAGAGATGTTGCATGGGCACCAAATATTGGCTTACCATATTCTAAAATCGCATCTTGTTCACAAGATCGTTCCGTCATTGTTTGGACTCAAGATGAAAATGGTGTTTGGTCTGGTAAACCTTTACCAAAATTCGATGATATCGTTTGGAGAGTTAGTTGGTCTGTCATTGGTAATATTTTAGCTGTTTCATGTGGTGATAATCAAGTAACTCTTTGGAAAGAAGGTGTTGATTCTGAATGGAAATTAATTTCTCatgttgaaaataattaa
- the docA gene encoding DOCK family protein yields MASVSSSSSRLSVSTPRKLDEWTNVTKTGIVLFPFNATHKFQLPLSVGDFVQIHAQTSQEQIGWYSGVSVTTQESGIFPQSFVVILPEQTDIDDPLSLPNHIPICSKLTLTNDEMSNSSIVNEITSTIVEWATLLKIYSTGKQYNEFKVLSQKISQLVQYRNQILLYKSPKEITYDLRDRILSVIDEGRRDTGMTIVLRKEIPNTYSSLACQQASQRTSINIPPTVATDLILADAENSGVFTLCTMYQEKKLEIVALNNSFRDSFEYDSLEISGANLNNSLNNVNSNNNNNINNSNIAAAGGLQSSLSTNNLLNGANVILSQSPSPMNSSSTATSLSQQQSPNSSSIGQSPISSGQSSPTNSSSTTLPGSSPSNGNNILGSSMNGGGGIGGANGSPLSNSNKDLQFSSSQSQTSILQQTQSQSQLIQQQQQQSQQQQQQQQQQQQQVQYSSSPSSQSSSSFSSSPGNSSFLSSKLNKQGSSKNFLSNVLLKSKGSSSSTSSLSMSGGMLPPSNGSPNGLNSSGGFSNHGNGLSNSNNGIQPSSSSSSSPSSSSPSSSSMVSSSYVSVSAQSPSSISSPNVNGGLNQSLSSLNLNSPILSNSPNKKMQTIKMKSRQYLLQQQQIQQQQQQQQGGNSNSSGGNSNNNNNNGEMITKFNSQLLISLNNFLYSSGDNIDIVLSIYNRSENKFLSESYCGIVPPHGIFVEPENPNERIRTIFRDLELKDLNSDLYLVAKLYRKTNSLSSKDPNSSPTLTRSNANMSSSSNLNNLGGPTKLFRKFVGCGVKRLDLSNEGVSELMITLNTTSSENNFYNLHEQIINEQTTIYEPITRAKGVVFTVQLFTGDYQQFLQEFPDFRSVTTSLKLQLPEVVLPGGERNDMYIQLEEGDFSDKNIEVQLQVRTESGQIIHDAIKFANGQSSTSEFKTPLIPSALCKWNEIVKIWVTAKTFEKSHLFFLFRQCSEKKDKERQTIGFGYLKFMSDEGSIIKDQQYTINVYKSNTDDVPVSSYINGGVVDNEKSSKSTKKLDSIKVRTTFVSNCLTQNPSVVNLSRWQQYGGDLSSLIKDITFLNSQDLVRNLQEIFYNFLSILDQQLNDSPLSMEIFRAIVFIIGVLVESRTSNYRPALDLYASKYFGTPLSSSNNKQDSFTGITAHTHLLRSVVKNLENFEIPANASKISSSLKALEYIFKLVVASKTKFTANKMDTLGGSNNESYQTNLKSVVDILCEIMLSGSPSLIGAKTIALKNFESMFTDLKKFFTVEEMGIIALKFMKSIQHDEKKKTFSILKLKLLSSYINGPMMLCKETRKQLLPLVFQLLHFHFSKSSEETDMCLMILGLIVDIMITKSELRGKDKDPWLMEMLHFFVPILELLQLLNNGNNINNLTTTNNTTTTTTTTTTTTTTTTTTTTTTTNSTVDEKRKSLSSITSQLSIMISTMNEENQNNLRIKIYAFILGTARLSGVQHWEMVNKSVTQLNKNFFINLYDSLQLIFESPKFPSDFWTFTVFQLKTILRMTRILEDVIFYLPSNVVPAATATATSTLTNNNNNSNNNNSITITNNNNNNNNNNNNNNDIGSSANTGGSGNSLINQSQFEFTQWRSFFLLTSSYLNCKDLQFESVNPAKAVFIKTRCGDVRIEMARVFERVWATVPIKERSTFIPVLIGPIVKLSISDTMDAKRVATKIFYDMLESEIIQTNGYTDLFYHTIDSLLEISTERLNRKGWPIVCRSVDGKLPFTLRSFSTFFNVKCMSLVLNKSTDAIKTKSEQFIHDINHFLYLITSFMNDVKSGDEEEIFSSVSKLLYYLQEHKRTAHFIRFVHMTSRRHYEMGNYIEAAVTLMLHASLYQWDANKVIAQTASEYGSFPEQKESERKELLYKEILLCFNNGKAWDRAIPLVKELVHHFTMNICDMNSAATYLRQQGAFYQKINESADPVFEDYFRVGYYGKGFPSSIQNKEFIYKGNQFDRLSDFISKIQDKWPKSELLKTTEVPSQQIQDSDGQYLLITSVNISNIGETQKRHDSANAESITNKKRVPHRVQQFNARNKVNVFVYSKPFKKNATATKSQNEFEDLWVMNLYFVCENSFPCTERRCLIVERKQVEISPIENALNSIVQKNDELAARIDRHQANTQESISPLTMLLNGIIDASVNGGVSRYETFMSEDYLKQNPEYKNIAELLKSALDQQLVIVEQGLKLHSQLRPPEMAAMQDKLETFFITMKNSRQKLN; encoded by the exons atggcatCAGTGTCAAGCTCTTCAAGTCGATTATCAGTCTCAACCCCAAGAAAATTAGATGAATGGACAAATGTTACCAAAACTGGTATTG ttttattcCCATTTAATGCAACAcataaatttcaattacCATTATCAGTAGGAGATTTTGTACAAATTCATGCACAAACATCACAAGAACAAATTGGATGGTATAGTGGTGTTTCAGTTACTACCCAAGAAAGTGGTATCTTTCCTCAATCATTTGTTGTAATTTTACCAGAACAAACTGATATTGATGATCCATTATCACTTCCAAATCATATTCCAATATGTTCAAAATT aactttaacaaatgatgaaatgtcaaattcatcaattgtaAATGAAATAACATCAACAATTGTAGAATGGGCAAcattattaaagatttattcaACTGGTAAACaatataatgaatttaaagttttatcaCAAAAGATATCACAATTGGTTCAATAtagaaatcaaattttattatataaatcacCAAAAGAGATTACCTATGATTTACGTGATCGTATTCTTTCGGTCATTGATGAAGGTAGAAGAGATACAGGTATGACTATAGTTTTAAGAAAAGAGATTCCAAATACTTATAGTTCATTAGCATGTCAACAAGCATCTCAAAGAACCAGTATAAATATACCACCAACGGTAGCAACTGATTTGATTTTAGCAGATGCTGAAAATTCAGGTGTTTTCACACTTTGTACAATGTAtcaagaaaagaaattagaaattGTAGCtctaaataatagttttagaGATTCATTTGAATATGATTCTTTAGAAATTAGTGGAgctaatttaaataatagtttaaataatgtaaatagtaataacaataacaatataaataattcaaatatagCGGCCGCCGGAGGATTACAATCATCCTTATcgacaaataatttattaaatggaGCCAATGTAATATTATCacaatcaccatcaccaatgAACTCATCATCAACTGCAACATCattatcacaacaacaatcaccaaaTTCTTCATCCATTGGTCAATCACCAATTTCATCAGGTCAATCATCACCAACCAATTCAAGTTCAACTACATTACCAGGTTCTTCACcttcaaatggtaataatatattGGGTAGTTCAAtgaatggtggtggtggtattggtGGTGCTAATGGTtcaccattatcaaattcaaataaagatttacaattttcatcatcacaatcacaaACATCAATACTTCAACAAACTCAATCACAATCTCAATTaatacagcaacaacaacaacaatcacaacagcaacaacaacaacaacaacaacaacaacaacaagttcAATATTCATCATCACCGTCATCTcaatcttcatcatcattttcatcatcaccagGTAATTCctcatttttatcatcaaaattaaataaacagggtagttcaaaaaattttttatcaaatgtattattaaagaGTAAaggatcatcatcatcaacatcatcactTTCAATGAGTGGTGGTATGTTACCACCATCAAATGGTTCACCAAATGGTTTAAATTCAAGCGGAGGATTTTCAAATCATGGTAATGGTCtatcaaattcaaacaaTGGAATTCAACcatcctcatcatcatcatcatctccatcatcttcatcaccttcctcttcttcaatGGTTAGCTCTTCATATGTGTCAGTATCAGCtcaatcaccatcatcaatatcTTCACCAAATGTTAATGGTGGtttaaatcaatcattatcatcattaaatttaaattcaccaattttatcaaattcaccaaataaaaaaatgcaaactataaaaatgaaatctagacaatatttattacaacaacaacagattcaacaacagcaacaacaacaacaaggtggaaatagtaatagcagtggtggtaatagtaataataataataataatggtgaaatGATAACGAAATTTAATTCACAacttttaatatcattaaataatttcttaTATTCATCTGGcgataatattgatattgtattatcaatttataatAGATCAGAGAATAAATTCCTATCAGAGAGTTATTGTGGTATTGTACCACCTCATGGTATTTTTGTTGAACCAGAGAATCCAAATGAAAGAATTAGAACAATCTTTAGAGATTTAGAACTCAAGGATTTAAATTCCGATTTATATTTAGTGGCTAAACTTTACAGAAAAACCAATTCACTCTCATCAAAGGATCCAAATTCATCACCAACATTAACTCGTTCAAATGCAAATATGTCAAGTagttcaaatttaaataatcttggTGGTCCAACTAAATTGTTTAGAAAATTTGTTGGTTGTGGTGTAAAGAGATTAGATCTTTCAAATGAAGGTGTTAGTGAATTAATGATTACATTGAATACCACTAGtagtgaaaataatttttataatcttCATGAGCAAATTATAAATGAACAAACTACAATCTATGAACCAATTACTAGAGCTAAAGGTGTTGTTTTTACAGTTCAATTATTCACTGGTGATTATCAGCAATTCCTTCAAGAGTTTCCAGATTTTAGAAGTGTAACTAcctctttaaaattacaattaccaGAGGTGGTTTTACCTGGTGGTGAAAGAAATGATATGTATATTCAATTGGAGGAAGGGGATTTCTCTGATAAAAACATTGAGGTACAATTACAAGTTCGTACTGAATCTGGTCAAATCATTCATGATGCAATTAAATTTGCAAATGGTCAATCATCAACTAGTGAATTTAAAACCCCACTTATTCCATCGGCACTTTGTAAATGGAATGAGATTGTAAAGATTTGGGTAACTGCAAAAACATTTGAAAAATCTcatcttttctttttattcaGACAATGTTCAGAAAAGAAAGATAAAGAGAGACAAACCATTGGTTTCggttatttgaaatttatgTCTGATGAAGGTTCTATCATTAAGGATCAACAATATACAATAAATGTCTATAAATCCAATACCGATGATGTACCAGTTTCAAGTTATATCAATGGTGGTGTTGTAGATAATGAGAAATCAAGTAAATCAACAAAGAAAttagattcaattaaagttAGAACCACTTTTGTATCAAATTGTTTAACTCAAAATCCTTCGGTTGTGAATTTATCAAGATGGCAACAATATGGTGGCGATTTGTCATCGTTGATTAAGGATATCACTTTCTTAAATTCTCAAGATCTTGTACGTAATCTTCAAGAGATCTTTTATAATTTCCTCTCAATTTTAGATCAACAATTGAATGATTCACCCCTATCGATGGAGATTTTCCGTGCAATCGTTTTCATCATTGGTGTATTGGTCGAGAGTAGGACTTCAAATTATCGTCCAGCTTTAGATCTTTACGcttcaaaatattttggtACACCATTATCAAGCTCAAATAACAAACAAGACTCTTTCACTGGTATCACTGCACATACTCATTTACTTCGTTCCGTTGTAAAGAATTTAGAAAACTTTGAAATACCTGCAAACGCTTCAAAAATTAGTTCATCTTTGAAAGCTTTGGAATATATTTTCAAGTTGGTAGTTGCTTCAAAAACTAAATTCACTGCAAATAAAATGGATACTTTGGGTGGAAGCAATAATGAATCCTATCAAACCAATCTAAAGAGTGTAGTCGATATACTTTGCGAGATTATGTTAAGTGGTTCACCATCTTTAATCGGTGCTAAAACTATagctttaaaaaatttcgaATCAATGTTTAcagatttaaagaaattcttTACAGTTGAAGAAATGGGTATTATAGCTTTGAAATTCATGAAATCCATTCAACATGATGAAAAGAAGAAAACTTTTTCAAtcttaaaattgaaattactcTCCTCCTATATCAATGGTCCAATGATGTTATGTAAAGAAACTagaaaacaattattaccaTTGGTTTTCCAATTATTACATTTCCATTTTAGTAAATCAAGTGAAGAAACTGATATGTGTTTAATGATCTTGGGTTTAATCGTTGATATTATGATTACTAAATCTGAATTACGTGGTAAAGATAAAGATCCTTGGTTAATGGAAATGTTACATTTCTTTGTACcaattttagaattattacaattattaaataatggtaataatattaataatttaactactacaaataatacaaccaccaccaccactactactactactactactactacaacaactactaccactactacaactacaaattCAACAGTTGATGAAAAACGTAAAAGTTTATCATCAATTACATCACAATTATCAATAATGATTTCAACAATGaatgaagaaaatcaaaataatttacgtattaaaatttatgcATTCATTTTAGGTACTGCTAGATTAAGTGGTGTTCAACATTGGGAGATGGTTAATAAATCAGTTAcacaattaaacaaaaacttTTTCATTAATCTTTATGATAgtttacaattaatttttgaatcaCCAAAATTCCCATCTGATTTTTGGACATTTACAGTTTtccaattaaaaacaattcttAGAATGACTCGTATTTTAGAAGatgtaatattttatttacctTCAAATGTTGTACCAGCTGCAACTGCAACTGCAACTTCAactttaacaaataataataacaatagcaataataataatagtattaccatcactaataataataataataataataataataataataataataatgatattggtTCAAGTGCAAATactggtggtagtggtaatagtttaattaatcaaaGTCAATTTGAATTTACTCAATGGAgatcattctttttattgaCAAGTTCatatttaaattgtaaaGATTTACAATTTGAATCTGTTAATCCAGCAAAAGCagtatttattaaaactagATGTGGTGATGTTAGAATTGAAATGGCAAGAGTATTTGAAAGAGTTTGGGCAACAGTACCAATTAAAGAAAGATCAACCTTTATACCAGTGCTAATTGGAccaattgtaaaattatcaattagtGATACTATGGATGCAAAACGTGTAGCAACTAAAATCTTTTATGATATGTTAGAGAGTGAAATCATTCAAACCAATGGTTACACTGATTTATTCTATCATACTATCGATTCATTATTGGAGATTTCAACTGAACGTTTGAATAGAAAAGGTTGGCCAATAGTTTGTCGTAGTGTAGATGGTAAGCTACCATTTACCCTAAGATCATTCTCAACCTTTTTCAATGTTAAATGTATGTCtttggttttaaataaatcaaccGATGCTATCAAGACCAAATCAGAACAATTCATTCATGATATCAACCATTTCCTTTATTTAATCACCTCCTTTATGAATGATGTAAAGAGTGGCGATGAAGAAGAGATCTTTTCATcagtttcaaaattattatattatcttCAAGAACATAAACGTACCGCTCATTTCATTAGATTCGTTCATATGACAAGTAGAAGACATTACGAAATGGGTAACTATATTGAGGCGGCCGTGACTCTTATGTTACATGCTTCACTCTACCAATGGGATGCCAATAAAGTAATTGCTCAAACTGCCTCAGAATATGGTTCTTTCCCTGAACAAAAAGAATCTGAACGTAAAGAATTACTCTATAAGGAGATATTGTTatgttttaataatggtaagGCATGGGATAGAGCAATTCCATTGGTTAAAGAGTTGGTTCATCATTTCACTATGAACATTTGTGATATGAACTCCGCTGCTACTTATCTTCGTCAACAAGGTGCTTTCTATCAAAAAATCAATGAATCTGCCGATCCAGTTTTCGAGGATTATTTCAGAGTAGGTTATTATGGTAAAGGTTTCCCAAGttcaattcaaaataaagaattcaTCTACAAGGGTAATCAATTTGATCGTTTATCTGATTTCATTTCAAAGATTCAAGATAAATGGCCAAAATCTGAGCTACTTAAAACCACTGAGGTTCCTTctcaacaaattcaagatTCCGATGGtcaatatcttttaatcACCTCTGTAAACATTTCAAACATTGGTGAAACACAAAAACGTCATGATAGTGCAAACGCTGAATCTATCACCAACAAGAAACGTGTACCACATCGTGTTCAACAATTTAATGCTCGTAATAAGGTCAATGTCTTTGTTTATAGTAAACCTTTCAAAAAGAATGCCACTGCCACTAAATCtcaaaatgaatttgaagatCTTTGGGTAATGAACCTATACTTTGTTTGTGAAAATTCTTTCCCTTGTACAGAACGTCGTTGTTTAATCGTCGAACGTAAACAAGTTGAAATCTCACCCATTGAAAATGCCCTCAACTCAATCGTTCAAAAGAATGATGAATTGGCCGCTAGAATCGATAGACATCAAGCAAACACTCAAGAATCCATTAGTCCTTTAACAATGTTATTAAATGGTATTATCGATGCCTCTGTAAATGGTGGTGTTAGTCGTTACGAAACCTTTATGAGTGAAGATTATCTCAAACAAAATCcagaatataaaaatattgctGAACTCTTAAAATCTGCTCTTGATCAACAGTTAGTTATTGTTGAACAAGGCTTAAAACTTCATTCTCAATTACGTCCACCTGAAATGGCTGCTATGCAAGATAAATTAGAAACTTTCTTTATAACAATGAAAAATTCAagacaaaaattaaattaa